A portion of the Thermoanaerobaculum aquaticum genome contains these proteins:
- a CDS encoding Mut7-C RNAse domain-containing protein encodes MEAQPTFACDAMLGSLARWLRFAGFDTFYDPKLEDAQLAALARTQGRWLLTCDRRLAAKAGPRVLLLSGATVAQQVAELQSRLALSVDETRFFTRCSACNGEVVPVEREEVLHLVPPYVATHAPRFSRCTSCGKVYWPGTHEPRIRRTLQKLFLGLATD; translated from the coding sequence GTGGAAGCCCAGCCCACCTTTGCCTGTGACGCCATGCTGGGGAGCCTCGCCCGCTGGCTGCGCTTCGCCGGCTTTGACACCTTTTACGACCCCAAGCTGGAAGATGCGCAGCTGGCCGCCTTGGCCCGCACCCAGGGCCGCTGGCTTTTAACCTGCGACCGGCGCTTGGCAGCCAAAGCCGGCCCCCGGGTGCTTTTGCTTTCCGGAGCCACGGTGGCGCAGCAGGTGGCGGAGCTGCAATCGCGGCTTGCCCTTTCCGTGGATGAAACGCGGTTTTTCACCCGCTGCTCTGCCTGCAACGGCGAGGTGGTGCCGGTGGAGCGGGAAGAGGTGCTGCACCTCGTGCCCCCCTACGTGGCCACCCACGCCCCGCGCTTTTCCCGTTGCACTTCCTGCGGCAAGGTGTACTGGCCCGGCACCCACGAACCCCGCATCCGCCGCACGCTGCAGAAGCTGTTCCTTGGCTTAGCGACAGATTAA
- a CDS encoding DUF465 domain-containing protein — protein sequence MSYTEELRAKLAQEDPEFRELYEAHQAKERRLQELSRKTFLTAEEEQEEKRLKKEKLQLKDKMEALIRAKARPA from the coding sequence ATGAGCTACACGGAGGAGCTCCGCGCCAAGTTGGCTCAGGAAGACCCGGAGTTCAGGGAGCTTTACGAAGCACACCAGGCGAAGGAGCGCCGGCTCCAGGAGCTTTCCCGCAAGACCTTCCTCACCGCCGAGGAAGAGCAAGAGGAAAAAAGGCTCAAAAAGGAAAAGCTGCAGCTTAAGGACAAAATGGAAGCCCTCATACGCGCCAAGGCTCGCCCGGCCTGA
- a CDS encoding phosphatidylserine decarboxylase, translating into MAWTALAALGSFLFGYPWLSAVFLVLMLGFAAFFRHPERHSASPPEVVVSPADGRVVAVGECPEWVKSKGLAQSVAIFMSPANVHVNRAPAAGNVVEAYWRKGKKWPAYRPKASELNEHAFVLLQTAFGPVAYRQIAGALARRVVCEVTPGMQLERGQPVGIIKFSSRVELYLPAHARILVKVGDRTRAGETPVASFGEGPQA; encoded by the coding sequence TTGGCGTGGACTGCCCTTGCAGCCCTAGGGAGCTTCCTCTTCGGTTACCCCTGGCTTTCTGCGGTTTTCCTCGTGCTGATGCTGGGCTTTGCCGCGTTTTTCCGACACCCCGAACGGCACTCCGCAAGCCCACCGGAGGTGGTGGTGTCCCCCGCCGACGGGCGGGTGGTGGCGGTGGGGGAGTGTCCGGAGTGGGTTAAAAGCAAGGGGCTTGCCCAATCCGTGGCCATTTTTATGTCCCCAGCCAACGTTCACGTGAACCGGGCACCGGCGGCCGGAAACGTGGTAGAAGCGTACTGGCGCAAGGGGAAGAAGTGGCCGGCCTACCGGCCCAAGGCCAGCGAGCTCAACGAGCACGCCTTTGTCCTGCTGCAAACGGCCTTCGGACCGGTCGCCTACCGGCAAATTGCCGGGGCTTTAGCCCGCCGGGTGGTTTGCGAGGTGACCCCGGGGATGCAGCTGGAGCGCGGGCAGCCGGTGGGGATCATCAAGTTTTCCTCGCGGGTAGAGCTTTACCTCCCGGCCCACGCCCGGATCCTGGTGAAGGTGGGGGACCGCACCAGGGCCGGTGAAACGCCGGTGGCAAGCTTCGGGGAAGGGCCGCAGGCATGA
- the pssA gene encoding CDP-diacylglycerol--serine O-phosphatidyltransferase: MRLRRPKRPSRESFRRGIFLLPSLFTVGNMLAGFASILHSIGGRLEQAGWLIFLAGILDGLDGRIARLTKSTSEFGKEYDSLADVVSFGVAPAVLAFQWGLSGMGRLGWVAAFLFVVAGSVRLARFNVRADHGDRRYFVGLPIPGGAGAVTLLVLIAPEPVLTPTGSLLVCLFVLTVALLMVSTIRYRSFKDLDLRQRWPAKAFFFIAAVLSLVAFSPLPAMGVMLGIYLLSGPVGWLLHRLRRERTASPPKEVSVGEGS; this comes from the coding sequence ATGAGGCTTCGCCGCCCGAAAAGGCCCAGCCGCGAGTCGTTCCGCCGGGGCATCTTCCTGCTCCCCTCGCTTTTTACCGTTGGCAACATGCTGGCCGGATTTGCCTCCATCCTCCACTCCATCGGTGGCAGGCTGGAGCAGGCGGGCTGGCTCATCTTCCTTGCGGGCATTCTCGACGGCTTGGACGGCCGCATTGCCCGGCTCACCAAGTCCACCTCGGAGTTTGGCAAGGAGTACGACTCTCTGGCCGATGTGGTGAGCTTTGGGGTGGCGCCGGCGGTGCTGGCGTTTCAATGGGGGCTTTCGGGGATGGGGCGGCTGGGGTGGGTGGCGGCGTTTTTGTTCGTGGTGGCGGGTTCTGTGCGCCTGGCGCGCTTCAACGTGCGCGCTGACCATGGGGATCGGCGCTACTTCGTGGGCTTGCCCATCCCCGGGGGAGCGGGCGCGGTGACGCTTTTGGTGCTCATTGCTCCGGAGCCGGTGCTCACCCCCACGGGAAGCCTTCTGGTTTGCCTTTTCGTTTTGACGGTGGCCCTGCTCATGGTTTCCACGATCCGCTACCGCTCCTTTAAGGACCTGGATTTGCGCCAGCGATGGCCCGCCAAGGCCTTTTTCTTCATTGCCGCGGTGCTTTCGCTTGTGGCTTTTTCGCCGCTGCCGGCCATGGGCGTGATGCTGGGCATTTACCTGCTTTCGGGGCCTGTGGGTTGGCTCCTCCACCGCCTGCGCCGGGAGCGCACGGCTTCCCCACCCAAGGAGGTTTCCGTTGGCGAAGGCAGCTAA